A segment of the Cohnella algarum genome:
CAAAACCGTCTATTACCCGTTCGATCTCATCGTGTCGATCGCCTGCTTCGCTTCCGTCTGGTTCAGGGGCTATTTTCAGGTTCATGCCGAAACGAAAATGCTCGCCGCCAAGCTGCAGAGCGCGGACAAACGGAAGGACGAATTCCTGGCCAATACGTCGCATGAATTGCGCAATCCGCTTCACAGCATACTCAATCTCTCGCAAGGCGTTCTGGAACGGGAGCGGTCGCTCGGCGGGCAAAGCGCCAAAGACCTGGAAACCGTGCTGAATGTCGGAAGAAGAATGTCCTTTATGCTGAACGATCTGCTGGATGCGATGAGTCTGAAGGAAAACGCCCCCCGTCTGCAAATTCGTTCGATCTCCGTACGGCCCATCGCCGTCGGCGTAATGGATATGCTTCGTTTTATGGCGGAGGGAAAAGCCGTACGGCTGACGGTTCGGATTCCCGAACGCTTCCCGCAAGTGAATGCCGACGAGAACCGAATCGTCCAAATTTTGTTCAACCTGCTGCACAACGCGCTGAAGTTCACGGCCGAAGGCGAAATCGCGATCGGATCCTACGTGGAAAACGGTCGGGCTTACATTTCCGTAACGGATACGGGGATAGGCATGGACGAGGAAATGGCGCGCCGCGCGTTCGAGCCTTACGAGCAGGGAGACTCCGGCAAGAGGATGATCGAGGGGGCTTCGGCCTCGGTCTCGGCATCAGCAAACAGCTGGCGGCATTGCACGGCGGGGAACTGCGGGTTCGCTCCGTCCCCGGTCAAGGATCGGAGTTCGTTTTTTCGCTGCCGCTTGCCGAACGGTCCGATGCGGAAGAAGAACCGGCAAACGCAGCGGCGTCCGCGGAAGCCGCCATGGCGGAAGCGTCGGCCGCCGCCGCTCGGCCTTGGCCGCCGGAGCCTTCCGGCAAGGTCGCCGAACGTCCGCCGTACATCCTCGCCGACCGGCCCCGGATTCTGGCGGTCGACGACGATCCCGTCAACCTGAAGGTGATCGAAACGCTTCTTTCGTCCGAAGACTATGACGTCGCGACGGTCGCGAGCGGCGCGCAGGCGTTGGCCGCCCTGGACGACAAGGAATGGGATCTGGTCATTGCGGATGTCATGATGCCGCATATGTCCGGCTATGAATTGACGCGCGCGATTCGCGCGCGGTTTTCGCTTACGGAGCTGCCCGTTCTGCTTCTTACGGCGCGCGGCCGGCCCGAGGACATCGAATGCGGGTTCCGCTCGGGCGCGAACGATTACGCGGCAAAACCGGTGGATGCGTCGGAAATCCGGTCGCGTGTCAAGGCGTTGACCGAAGTCAAACAAGCGATGCGCGAGCGGCTGCTCATGGAGGCGGCCTGGCTTCAGGCGCAAATTCAGCCGCATTTTTTATTCAACACGTTAAACGCCGTTTCGGCGCTGAGCGAAATCGATTTGGATCGGATGCGCAAATTGCTGAAAGTTTTCGGGGATTTTTTGAGGGACAAATACAAGTTGAAAAATATGCACGAGCTCGTCCCGGTCGAAGAGGAGCTAAGCATTGTCCGCTCCTACCTGTATATCGAGCAAGAGCGGTTCGAGGATCGGCTTCGGATCGTTTGGGAAATCGACGAGGAAGATTGCAAAGATATCCGAATTCCGCTGCTGACGATCCAGCCGCTGGTCGAAAATTCCGTCCGACACGGCATTCTGAAGCGTTCGCGGGGCGGAACGATCACGATCCGGATCGCGAACTTCGGCGGTTATGCGGAAGTGGCGGTCGAAGACGACGGCGTCGGAATGGACGAAGCGACCCTGCACGGCCTCCTGGAAAAACGATCGGACGTCCAGTCCGGAGTCGGCCTGCTTAATACGGATCTTAGGCTGAAAAGACATTATGGAAAAGGACTTCGGATCAAAAGCGAGCCGGACTTCGGGACTTCGGTATCGTTCAACGTTTTCCGCAGCGTTTGACCGATCGTCCGGCTCCCTCGACGCCGTTATTTTTTCCTCCCGTACTGCTTGGCGTAGGAGATGATTTTGCGATACAATCGTTTGTCCTTCATGTCCTTCAACGGATAAAATTGCGGCCGCGTGTTCACTTCCAAAATCCAGGCCCGGCCTTCGCGATCCAGCGCGACGTCCAGCCCGAGCTCCCGGAACCCCGTCAGATGCCCGTCGAACAGGCGGCCGACGGATTCGCCAAGCCGTTTCAGTTCGTTTTCTTTATGCTCGATGCTCGCCTGGCCGTACCCCGCGCCCGACAGGGTAGGCTGGAAAAAGCCGATTTTTCCGCCTTGGTTGTAGTTCGTCGCGACCTTGCCTTTACGGCCGATTTTCGTGAACAACGCCGTGCTCTTCCAATCGCCGCCGTTCGTTTTCTGCACCATGACGCGAATATCGAACGGCCTGCCCTCCGTTACGGCAAGCTTGATTCCCTTTTGCAGCAAATAAGAGCTGCCGCCCGTCCGTTTTTTCAAATGTTCGTACAGGGCGTCGAAGGTGGGAAACCGGTTTTTTTTCGCATTGTGCTGAATCTGGTAGCCGTTTTCCTTCTTCGTGATGCGAACGATGTTGAAGCCGCCCGTTCCGCCGGTAGGCTTGAAATAGACAGTGGAATACTGAGCAAGCATGCCGCTAAGGGCGCTTCGGCTGAAGAGCTGCGTATGGGGGACGTATTTGCGCAGGCTTTCGCTTCTGAGCAGCCATTTCGTTTTCGTCCATTTGCTCTTAATGGATGTGCTTTTGTATTTCAAGCCGTCCATCTCTCCTCTCTCGCCCTAGCGTATGAGCGGATACGGAGAACCGGCCGTGCTCCTGTCTAGCGCCCAAGCCTAAATCGCGGCCGGGCGGAATCTGCGTTTGGAAAGGAAGCAGGAACATTCGGGAAAATTCCATCCCGATCGAAAAAAGCGCTATAATGAAGGCAGCGATTCGAAAAGATCAGAGGAGGGGCGGTCGGATGGACGACCGAAAAAAGCCGAGCCAGTCCGAAGCGATGAAGCGTCTGCTTGAGAAGAAAAAGGCGGCGCAGCAG
Coding sequences within it:
- a CDS encoding response regulator: MHGGELRVRSVPGQGSEFVFSLPLAERSDAEEEPANAAASAEAAMAEASAAAARPWPPEPSGKVAERPPYILADRPRILAVDDDPVNLKVIETLLSSEDYDVATVASGAQALAALDDKEWDLVIADVMMPHMSGYELTRAIRARFSLTELPVLLLTARGRPEDIECGFRSGANDYAAKPVDASEIRSRVKALTEVKQAMRERLLMEAAWLQAQIQPHFLFNTLNAVSALSEIDLDRMRKLLKVFGDFLRDKYKLKNMHELVPVEEELSIVRSYLYIEQERFEDRLRIVWEIDEEDCKDIRIPLLTIQPLVENSVRHGILKRSRGGTITIRIANFGGYAEVAVEDDGVGMDEATLHGLLEKRSDVQSGVGLLNTDLRLKRHYGKGLRIKSEPDFGTSVSFNVFRSV
- a CDS encoding YheC/YheD family protein codes for the protein MKYKSTSIKSKWTKTKWLLRSESLRKYVPHTQLFSRSALSGMLAQYSTVYFKPTGGTGGFNIVRITKKENGYQIQHNAKKNRFPTFDALYEHLKKRTGGSSYLLQKGIKLAVTEGRPFDIRVMVQKTNGGDWKSTALFTKIGRKGKVATNYNQGGKIGFFQPTLSGAGYGQASIEHKENELKRLGESVGRLFDGHLTGFRELGLDVALDREGRAWILEVNTRPQFYPLKDMKDKRLYRKIISYAKQYGRKK